In one window of Chryseobacterium phocaeense DNA:
- a CDS encoding tail fiber domain-containing protein: protein MKIKVFALMLLPAVYFGQVGINNTTPQGTLDITARNATGTSTDRDGILIPRIDRQRAQNMTGVQTSTMVYVNSIATGTQTGAAVNIDATGYYFYNGTVWVKLENPTNAAAAENIYNANGTLTNNRTVTQGANTLAFTGTAANAFSVDGTTFSVDASNNRVGIGTSGPLTPLDIRGEGYGFQQSNGTVDIRTWIGTGSGSTVPSGYIGTRTEHPLDLMTFDSSRLRVAANGNVGIGTMNPETRLHVRTANNNYGFLHTDGTIRIMSYVGSGSSNGNVQAGWIGTESDTPLEIMVRDTPHIHINNSAGGFRVGIGTTNPTQHLHVIGNILASGTITPSDIRIKKEIRDNTYGLNEVLKLRTITYKYKDEALSRDKKVGFVAQEIQKAMPELVTTANDEMKTLGVNYAEMTVVLTKAVQQQQEKISRMEEELKALKALIEKK, encoded by the coding sequence ATGAAAATTAAAGTATTCGCTTTGATGCTGCTGCCTGCAGTATACTTCGGTCAGGTAGGAATCAATAACACAACCCCTCAGGGAACCCTTGACATTACCGCAAGAAATGCAACAGGAACCTCTACCGACAGGGACGGGATCCTTATCCCAAGGATAGACCGGCAGAGAGCCCAAAACATGACCGGGGTGCAGACCTCCACTATGGTGTATGTGAACAGCATTGCCACCGGAACACAGACGGGAGCCGCCGTTAATATCGATGCCACGGGCTATTATTTTTATAACGGTACCGTATGGGTGAAGCTCGAGAACCCTACTAATGCGGCGGCGGCAGAAAACATTTATAATGCCAACGGAACGCTTACCAATAACCGTACGGTAACCCAGGGAGCCAATACCCTGGCCTTCACCGGAACAGCAGCGAATGCTTTTTCCGTAGACGGAACCACATTTTCCGTGGATGCATCGAATAACAGGGTGGGAATTGGAACATCAGGTCCACTTACCCCGCTGGATATCAGAGGAGAAGGATATGGCTTCCAGCAGAGCAATGGAACTGTTGATATAAGAACCTGGATAGGAACCGGCTCCGGAAGTACTGTCCCTTCCGGTTATATAGGAACGAGAACCGAGCATCCTTTGGATCTGATGACCTTCGATAGCTCCAGGTTAAGGGTAGCCGCAAACGGTAATGTGGGCATCGGTACCATGAACCCGGAAACCCGATTACATGTGAGAACCGCAAATAACAATTACGGCTTTCTGCATACAGATGGAACTATCAGGATAATGAGCTATGTAGGATCCGGGAGCTCAAATGGGAATGTCCAGGCAGGCTGGATCGGTACAGAATCTGATACTCCGCTAGAGATTATGGTCAGGGATACTCCACATATACACATTAATAATTCAGCTGGCGGTTTCAGGGTAGGTATAGGTACCACCAATCCTACTCAACACTTGCACGTGATCGGAAACATTCTGGCTTCCGGGACCATCACCCCGTCAGATATCAGGATCAAAAAAGAGATCCGGGATAACACCTATGGGCTGAATGAGGTCCTAAAGCTGCGCACCATTACCTATAAATATAAGGATGAAGCATTGAGCAGGGACAAAAAAGTAGGGTTTGTGGCACAGGAAATCCAGAAGGCAATGCCGGAGCTGGTAACCACAGCCAATGACGAAATGAAAACTTTAGGGGTGAACTATGCGGAAATGACCGTGGTTCTTACAAAAGCAGTTCAGCAGCAGCAGGAGAAAATCAGCAGGATGGAAGAAGAGCTGAAAGCACTGAAGGCACTGATAGAAAAAAAATAG
- a CDS encoding tetratricopeptide repeat-containing sensor histidine kinase — protein sequence MKTVFKIFFIFIMAAGNSCPAQDSTRVTQAYKSSVRLKRAVDNNDDKGVADSYMGIANDYYNQGNYAKSEEFLIKARTIYKNLNDKKNLESVTRKIAQSQEKQNKITPAISNYSMAAEMSYNEKNRAVNANDAARLSSPNVEQKAEAIQENIKLNLKAKDKGDLAANYSQLADVNIQQNNIPKAEENLNNAYVLSKKEAPQQALEINQKLTNFYVENRNFEKAIEAKKKVLKEDFVKENSQEKVNQIQELADIYIKKNDPEEAVALLKNAYGIALEKGHTLEARKSVKRLDSLYNITGNTGASVALYRDFLGKLPDLVSKDRSLVDNKILEDTEQRISQLEKEKELKDALIRKKNVFNYSLIGALVLLTGLIIFIFRTLKKVQIKNKKIALQSLRREMNPHFIFNSLNSVNHFIATNNELEANQYLTKFSKLMRGVMQNSAEDFIPFQQELDLLQNYLALEKTRFADKFDYEINVDESLNTQSLKIPGMLIQPFLENAVWHGLRYRSDKGFLKLDFEKEDHHLKITIEDNGIGIEESKKQKTQHQKTREGRGMKNTMERIKLLNDLYHQDIRCKVTDKNGEQGVLVEISYKI from the coding sequence GTGAAAACAGTTTTTAAAATATTTTTCATCTTCATTATGGCTGCAGGAAATTCCTGTCCGGCACAGGATTCCACACGGGTTACGCAGGCCTATAAATCTTCGGTAAGGCTGAAAAGAGCCGTAGACAATAATGATGACAAAGGCGTTGCAGACAGCTATATGGGTATTGCCAACGATTATTACAACCAGGGGAATTATGCTAAAAGCGAAGAGTTTCTGATAAAAGCCAGAACGATCTACAAAAACCTTAACGACAAAAAAAACCTGGAATCCGTTACCCGGAAAATTGCCCAGTCCCAGGAAAAGCAGAATAAAATAACCCCTGCCATCAGCAATTACAGCATGGCCGCCGAGATGAGCTACAACGAAAAGAACAGAGCCGTGAATGCCAATGATGCCGCCAGGCTCTCTTCTCCCAATGTTGAGCAAAAGGCAGAAGCCATCCAGGAAAATATCAAACTCAATCTTAAAGCAAAAGATAAAGGCGATCTGGCCGCAAACTACAGTCAGCTGGCCGATGTGAACATCCAGCAGAACAATATTCCCAAAGCGGAGGAAAACCTGAACAACGCCTATGTGCTTTCTAAAAAGGAGGCACCGCAGCAGGCTCTGGAAATCAATCAGAAGCTGACGAATTTCTATGTAGAAAACCGGAATTTTGAAAAAGCCATAGAAGCCAAGAAGAAAGTATTGAAAGAAGATTTCGTTAAGGAAAATTCCCAGGAAAAAGTGAATCAGATTCAGGAGCTTGCGGATATTTATATTAAGAAAAATGATCCTGAAGAAGCGGTAGCCTTATTAAAAAACGCTTATGGAATTGCCCTGGAAAAAGGACATACACTGGAAGCCCGGAAAAGTGTAAAACGGCTGGACAGCCTTTATAATATAACGGGAAATACCGGTGCTTCAGTAGCATTGTACAGGGATTTCCTCGGAAAACTTCCGGATCTTGTCTCCAAAGACAGAAGCCTTGTAGATAACAAAATACTGGAAGATACCGAACAGCGGATCTCACAGCTGGAAAAGGAAAAAGAACTGAAGGATGCGCTGATCCGGAAGAAAAATGTATTTAATTACAGCCTGATCGGAGCTTTGGTTCTGCTGACAGGTTTGATCATCTTTATTTTCAGAACCCTGAAAAAAGTTCAGATCAAAAATAAAAAAATTGCCCTGCAGTCGCTGAGGCGTGAAATGAACCCTCATTTTATCTTCAACAGCCTGAACAGTGTGAACCATTTTATTGCAACCAATAACGAGCTGGAAGCCAACCAGTATCTGACCAAATTCTCAAAGCTGATGCGAGGTGTGATGCAAAATTCTGCCGAAGATTTTATCCCTTTCCAGCAGGAGCTGGATCTTCTCCAGAATTACCTTGCCCTCGAAAAAACACGTTTTGCAGATAAATTTGACTATGAAATTAACGTAGACGAAAGCCTGAATACGCAAAGCCTGAAAATTCCTGGGATGCTGATTCAGCCGTTCCTTGAAAATGCCGTGTGGCACGGACTCCGTTACAGAAGTGATAAAGGATTTTTAAAACTTGATTTTGAAAAAGAGGATCATCACCTGAAAATCACCATTGAAGATAATGGAATTGGTATTGAAGAAAGCAAAAAGCAGAAAACCCAGCATCAGAAAACGAGGGAAGGCCGTGGAATGAAAAATACCATGGAAAGAATCAAGCTGCTGAATGACCTATACCACCAGGATATCCGGTGTAAGGTGACTGATAAAAACGGTGAGCAGGGAGTTCTGGTGGAGATCAGTTATAAAATTTAA
- a CDS encoding DUF4386 domain-containing protein, with translation MTTENKTARQAGFLYLIVVLTGLFSLMYVPSKLIVREDPALTFQQIFQSSQLFRLSIAGSMICYIAFTLLPLVLYRLLKDVNGAYAKLMVILALISIPISFLNLQNKFSVLTIVEGAGYLKAFNAEQLQAQVMFLLNSYNKGILIVQIFWGLWLLPFGYLVCKSGFLPRILGVFLMLGCVGYVLNVLGRTIIPDFSDYAISGYITLPASIGEIGMCLWLLIGGVKNRKQTN, from the coding sequence ATGACTACCGAAAACAAAACGGCCAGACAGGCAGGATTCCTTTACCTTATTGTTGTATTGACTGGGCTTTTCAGCTTAATGTATGTACCCTCGAAGCTTATCGTGCGGGAAGATCCGGCCCTTACTTTTCAACAGATTTTCCAATCCTCACAACTTTTCAGGTTAAGTATTGCCGGAAGCATGATCTGCTATATTGCCTTTACACTGCTTCCCCTTGTTCTTTACAGATTGTTGAAAGACGTCAATGGAGCTTACGCAAAGCTCATGGTGATCCTGGCATTGATCAGTATTCCCATTTCGTTTCTCAACTTACAGAATAAATTTTCTGTGCTCACGATCGTTGAAGGAGCCGGATATTTAAAAGCCTTCAATGCAGAGCAGTTGCAGGCACAGGTGATGTTTCTTTTGAATAGCTACAACAAAGGAATTTTAATTGTTCAGATCTTTTGGGGGCTTTGGCTTTTGCCATTTGGATACCTGGTCTGTAAATCCGGTTTTTTACCCAGAATTTTAGGAGTTTTTTTAATGCTGGGATGTGTAGGCTATGTCCTCAATGTACTGGGAAGGACCATTATTCCTGATTTTTCAGACTACGCCATATCCGGCTATATAACGCTTCCTGCTTCAATCGGTGAAATAGGAATGTGTCTATGGCTGCTGATTGGCGGTGTTAAAAACAGAAAACAGACCAATTAA
- a CDS encoding DUF6326 family protein: MNTSAKFEDAKVNIRMILSSLWAAVTLCYLYGDYFELYVPQKAKGLVEGTNLLDTPVKLFIAAFALSLPAVMVFLSLIVKPQVNRILNISLGIFFTAVMLLIAVTSLTAWRAFYVFLALVESFITILIVVYAWKWKRV; the protein is encoded by the coding sequence ATGAATACTTCTGCAAAATTTGAAGATGCGAAAGTGAATATCAGAATGATACTTTCAAGTCTCTGGGCTGCTGTCACATTGTGCTATCTCTACGGCGATTATTTTGAATTATATGTTCCTCAGAAAGCAAAAGGCCTCGTAGAAGGAACCAATCTGCTGGATACCCCTGTGAAATTGTTCATCGCGGCGTTTGCACTCTCGCTTCCGGCTGTGATGGTTTTTCTATCTCTTATTGTAAAACCGCAGGTCAACAGAATTCTTAATATTAGTTTAGGAATATTTTTTACAGCGGTCATGCTGCTTATCGCGGTGACTTCCCTCACGGCATGGCGTGCCTTTTATGTTTTCCTGGCCCTGGTGGAAAGCTTCATCACGATACTCATCGTGGTCTATGCCTGGAAGTGGAAACGGGTCTGA
- a CDS encoding PA3715 family protein yields the protein MNKYVFIAILISLWTGTLQGQEMNIDRFDKMVKALKLDKTRIKEEFCTEKKMPGAEESYIAVLPVLQGKEEDDFFVVRNYIVITNENGEIKNKYFDPVDITSDAVMLQSMMIDTGLYNISSGIRAFGVKVSVRNGSQPNPYSSETISLYYPAGQTLKKVLNEFELSRYSVEWNTRCTGESDDDTSVIIMDKTKTNSFTDLKIKTTSVNRKTKDVNGDCKENETSKTSYRILKFKNGKYQ from the coding sequence ATGAACAAATATGTATTTATTGCGATACTGATATCTCTATGGACAGGAACCTTGCAGGGACAGGAGATGAATATCGACAGGTTTGATAAGATGGTAAAAGCCCTGAAGCTCGATAAAACCAGAATCAAAGAAGAATTTTGCACCGAAAAGAAAATGCCGGGCGCAGAAGAGTCATACATTGCAGTGCTTCCGGTTCTGCAGGGAAAAGAGGAGGACGACTTTTTCGTAGTCCGGAATTATATTGTGATCACCAATGAAAATGGTGAAATCAAAAATAAGTATTTCGATCCGGTTGACATTACATCAGACGCTGTTATGCTCCAAAGTATGATGATAGATACAGGCCTGTACAACATCAGCAGCGGAATCCGCGCTTTTGGCGTAAAAGTAAGTGTCAGGAACGGAAGCCAGCCCAATCCGTATTCTTCTGAAACGATCTCACTGTATTATCCGGCGGGGCAAACCCTTAAAAAAGTTTTAAATGAATTTGAACTAAGCCGCTACAGTGTCGAATGGAATACCCGCTGTACCGGTGAATCTGACGATGATACTTCCGTGATTATAATGGATAAGACAAAAACGAACAGCTTTACTGATCTTAAAATCAAAACCACCTCGGTCAACAGAAAAACCAAAGATGTAAACGGAGACTGCAAGGAAAACGAAACCTCAAAAACCTCTTACCGCATCTTGAAATTCAAAAACGGCAAATACCAATAA
- a CDS encoding LytR/AlgR family response regulator transcription factor gives MKIKSVIVDDELIAREVLRNYLTKYCPQVEIAGEAENIKEAVPLINETQPQLVFLDVEMPFGNAFDVLEATKDLSYETIFITAFSQYSLQALNKSASYYILKPIDIQELILAVNKVAESLEKKEEINRNKILLENLKLKPEKQQLILPTLQGFDVVKTEDILRLQADGNFTQVYLTDGSKKMVCRFLKHFDDLLENPFVRVHRSHIINAGFVKSYHKSGTVMLSDNTEIEVSGSFKDNFLKVFS, from the coding sequence ATGAAAATAAAATCCGTAATCGTAGACGATGAGCTTATAGCCAGAGAAGTTTTGAGAAACTATCTCACAAAATACTGCCCGCAGGTGGAAATAGCAGGCGAGGCTGAAAATATTAAAGAAGCCGTTCCCTTGATCAATGAAACCCAACCTCAATTGGTATTTCTGGATGTAGAGATGCCGTTCGGGAATGCGTTTGATGTGCTGGAAGCCACAAAAGATCTGTCTTACGAAACTATTTTCATCACTGCATTTTCCCAGTATTCTTTGCAGGCGCTCAATAAATCGGCAAGCTATTATATTTTAAAGCCGATAGATATCCAGGAACTGATTCTGGCCGTGAATAAAGTCGCTGAAAGCCTTGAAAAAAAGGAAGAAATCAATCGCAATAAAATTCTTCTTGAAAATTTAAAACTGAAACCTGAAAAACAACAACTCATTTTACCCACACTTCAGGGGTTTGATGTGGTGAAAACCGAAGATATCCTCAGGCTGCAGGCAGACGGAAATTTTACCCAGGTTTATCTTACGGACGGTTCCAAAAAAATGGTATGCCGTTTCCTGAAACATTTTGATGATCTTCTGGAGAATCCGTTCGTCAGGGTTCACCGTTCCCACATCATCAACGCAGGCTTTGTAAAATCTTACCACAAAAGCGGGACGGTCATGCTTTCGGATAATACGGAAATTGAAGTTTCCGGCAGTTTCAAAGACAATTTTCTGAAGGTCTTTTCATAG
- a CDS encoding lipocalin family protein: MKTFQKIAVPVALGVLGLMIYSSCSTGIPKGATAVRNFDAKKYLGRWYEIARFDYRFEKDMDNVTAEYSENPNGSIRVSNKGYNYVKKEWKESVGEARFVKDKTEARLKVSFFKPIWAGYNVIDIDEDYQYALVAGNSLKYLWILSRTTTIPESIKQRFLEKAKKIGYTTDELIWVKHNQ; encoded by the coding sequence ATGAAAACGTTCCAGAAAATTGCTGTTCCCGTGGCATTAGGGGTTTTAGGTCTCATGATTTACAGCTCCTGTTCAACAGGAATTCCGAAAGGAGCAACAGCCGTCCGTAATTTTGATGCTAAAAAATACCTCGGAAGATGGTATGAAATAGCCCGCTTCGATTACAGATTCGAAAAGGATATGGACAATGTAACCGCCGAGTATTCTGAAAACCCCAATGGTTCTATCCGCGTAAGCAATAAAGGCTATAATTACGTTAAAAAAGAATGGAAAGAATCTGTGGGTGAAGCCAGATTCGTGAAAGATAAAACCGAAGCCCGGCTTAAAGTTTCATTTTTCAAACCGATATGGGCCGGCTACAACGTCATTGATATCGATGAAGATTATCAGTACGCTTTGGTTGCCGGAAACAGTTTAAAATACCTCTGGATCCTGTCCCGTACCACCACCATCCCTGAAAGCATAAAACAGCGTTTCCTCGAAAAAGCAAAAAAGATCGGCTATACTACAGATGAGCTGATCTGGGTGAAGCATAATCAGTAA
- a CDS encoding CinA family nicotinamide mononucleotide deamidase-related protein produces MEKAVLITIGDEILSGNTVDTNSNFIATELKNIGIQVTQIFTISDEIDTIKNTLKTAFELGDLVITTGGLGPTRDDKTKKALAEFFNDEIALDEVTFNHLRNYMEKRGRIDILERNKEQAFVPTKSVVFQNHFGTAPCMMMEQDGKLSFSLPGVPYEVKPLIRDQIIPYLKEKFNLYYIHTRIVSVVGIPESILADTIEDWELALPGNMTLSYLPVGTRVKLRITASGENEEALKQQAEHEIQKLLPLVEGHVIAVTEDKIENILAELLAERKLTISTAESCTGGELAKMITSNSGSSKYFLGGIVAYATEKKVQILNVSQDTVDQFTVVSEQVAAEMALGCQKLFDTDISLSTTGVAGPGKGEDGKEVGTVFYTIRIKDKEVTSKLYLPHLDRIDFMNFVSQKIIQDLVGLLISE; encoded by the coding sequence ATGGAAAAAGCTGTTCTGATCACTATTGGTGATGAAATCCTTTCCGGAAATACCGTTGATACCAATTCTAATTTTATTGCCACTGAACTTAAAAACATCGGCATACAGGTTACACAGATCTTCACCATCTCCGATGAGATCGATACCATTAAAAATACTTTAAAAACTGCTTTTGAGCTGGGCGATCTCGTCATTACCACAGGAGGTCTGGGCCCTACGAGGGATGACAAGACCAAAAAAGCGCTGGCCGAATTTTTTAATGACGAGATTGCACTGGATGAGGTTACGTTCAACCACCTTAGAAATTATATGGAAAAACGGGGGCGCATTGATATTCTTGAACGGAACAAAGAACAGGCGTTCGTCCCTACAAAATCGGTAGTTTTTCAGAACCACTTCGGGACCGCACCCTGTATGATGATGGAGCAGGACGGGAAATTGAGCTTCAGCCTTCCGGGAGTTCCATATGAAGTGAAACCATTAATCAGGGATCAGATTATTCCTTATCTGAAAGAAAAATTCAACCTTTACTATATCCACACCAGAATAGTTTCCGTGGTGGGAATTCCCGAGAGTATTCTCGCAGATACCATTGAAGACTGGGAACTCGCCCTTCCCGGAAATATGACATTGTCTTATCTGCCGGTAGGAACCCGTGTGAAGCTGAGAATTACAGCATCCGGAGAGAATGAGGAGGCTTTAAAACAGCAGGCTGAGCATGAAATACAGAAACTTCTCCCTCTGGTGGAAGGCCATGTCATTGCGGTGACTGAAGATAAAATAGAAAATATTCTTGCAGAGCTTCTTGCAGAAAGAAAACTGACAATTTCCACCGCAGAAAGCTGTACCGGAGGTGAACTGGCCAAAATGATCACGTCCAATTCCGGGAGTTCAAAATACTTTCTTGGAGGAATAGTAGCCTATGCCACGGAAAAGAAAGTTCAGATTTTAAACGTTTCTCAGGATACGGTGGATCAGTTTACGGTGGTCAGTGAGCAGGTCGCTGCGGAGATGGCACTGGGTTGTCAGAAATTGTTTGATACGGATATTTCCCTGTCTACAACAGGTGTTGCAGGCCCTGGTAAAGGGGAGGATGGCAAAGAAGTGGGAACGGTTTTCTACACCATACGAATCAAAGATAAAGAAGTCACTTCAAAATTATACCTGCCTCATTTAGACCGGATTGATTTTATGAATTTTGTTTCACAGAAGATTATTCAGGATCTGGTAGGGCTGTTAATTTCAGAATGA
- a CDS encoding M13 family metallopeptidase — protein sequence MKKLTLSLFLLAGVCSLNTVNGQAKAVKTAVNSTDKGLDISLMDTSVRPQDDFYNYVSGTWMKTAKIPSDKPTWGSFNKLAEDTDNNSMTILNSLLKDKFADGSEGKKIQDLYATYMNMQKRNADGIKPIQANLNKIDAIKNLADLQNYLISVTKDGENTLYGWGVDADLKDSKMNAVYLGNASLGLGRDYYQKVNEKNTEALAEYQKYVASMLKELGYKNADEAAKGIVDYEKSIAKTYLTNEQSRDNTLQYNPRTMAELSTLVKGVDIPAYLKKVGVSTDKVIIGEIGYYKEFDKLVNAQNLPVIKDYLKFHMIHGSASYLSENLGNMKFAFYGKYLRGQQEQRALNKRGFELINGTLGEAFGKLYVEKYFPAEAKAQMVELIDYLKKSFAVHINNLAWMSSTTKEKAMTKLNKFTVKVAYPDKWKDYSKLDIVSEAKGGSLYGNLQNITEWQYNKDLAKIGKAVDKSEWGMTPQTVNAYYNPVNNEIVFPAAILQPPFFNPKADAAVNFGGIGAVIGHEMSHGFDDSGAQFDADGNLVDWWTPEDKANFEKATKALAAQYDKYEPVKGTFVNGTFTNGENIADLGGVNIAYDALQMYLKDKGNPGKISGFSQDQRFFLSWATVWRTLSSEKYMINQVKTDPHSPGYFRSFGPLINVDAFYKAFDVKQGDKLYKTPEERIKIW from the coding sequence ATGAAAAAACTAACGCTTTCTTTGTTTTTATTGGCAGGAGTTTGCTCACTGAATACAGTGAACGGGCAGGCTAAAGCCGTGAAAACAGCAGTTAACAGCACAGATAAAGGCTTGGATATTAGCCTTATGGATACTTCAGTACGTCCGCAGGATGATTTTTATAACTACGTAAGCGGAACGTGGATGAAAACAGCTAAAATTCCTTCTGACAAACCTACATGGGGGAGTTTCAACAAACTGGCTGAGGATACAGACAACAATTCAATGACGATTCTGAACTCTCTTTTGAAAGATAAATTTGCTGACGGAAGCGAAGGGAAAAAGATCCAGGATCTGTATGCTACGTACATGAACATGCAGAAAAGAAATGCAGACGGAATCAAACCTATCCAGGCCAACCTGAATAAAATTGATGCCATCAAAAACCTTGCAGACCTTCAGAATTACTTGATTTCAGTTACTAAAGACGGTGAAAATACATTATACGGATGGGGAGTAGATGCTGATCTTAAAGATTCTAAAATGAATGCCGTTTACTTAGGAAATGCGTCTTTAGGATTAGGAAGAGATTACTATCAGAAAGTAAACGAAAAAAATACGGAAGCCCTTGCTGAATATCAGAAGTATGTAGCTTCCATGCTTAAAGAATTAGGCTATAAAAACGCTGATGAAGCTGCTAAAGGAATCGTTGATTACGAAAAAAGCATTGCTAAAACATATCTGACCAACGAGCAGAGCCGTGACAATACCCTTCAGTACAACCCAAGAACAATGGCTGAGCTTTCAACACTGGTAAAAGGAGTGGATATTCCTGCTTATCTTAAAAAAGTTGGAGTAAGCACGGATAAAGTGATCATCGGGGAAATCGGGTATTACAAAGAATTTGATAAACTGGTGAATGCCCAGAACCTTCCTGTGATCAAGGATTATCTGAAATTCCACATGATCCACGGAAGCGCTTCTTACCTGAGCGAAAACCTTGGAAATATGAAATTTGCTTTCTATGGTAAATATTTAAGAGGCCAGCAGGAGCAGAGAGCATTGAACAAAAGAGGTTTTGAGTTAATCAACGGTACTCTTGGGGAAGCTTTCGGAAAACTGTATGTTGAAAAATATTTCCCGGCTGAAGCAAAAGCCCAGATGGTGGAACTGATTGACTATTTAAAGAAAAGCTTCGCAGTTCACATCAATAACCTGGCGTGGATGTCTTCTACCACGAAGGAAAAAGCAATGACCAAGCTGAATAAGTTTACCGTAAAAGTAGCGTATCCGGACAAATGGAAAGATTATTCAAAACTGGATATCGTTTCTGAAGCTAAAGGAGGAAGCCTGTACGGAAACCTTCAGAACATTACAGAATGGCAATACAATAAAGATCTTGCAAAGATTGGAAAAGCTGTTGACAAATCAGAATGGGGCATGACGCCTCAGACGGTAAACGCTTACTACAATCCGGTAAACAACGAAATCGTATTCCCTGCTGCAATCCTTCAGCCGCCTTTCTTCAATCCAAAAGCTGATGCTGCCGTGAATTTCGGAGGAATCGGTGCCGTAATCGGTCACGAAATGAGCCACGGATTTGATGATTCGGGAGCTCAGTTTGATGCAGACGGAAACCTGGTAGACTGGTGGACTCCTGAAGATAAAGCCAACTTCGAAAAAGCAACTAAAGCACTTGCCGCTCAATATGACAAATACGAACCTGTAAAAGGAACTTTCGTGAACGGTACCTTTACAAACGGTGAAAACATCGCTGATTTAGGCGGAGTAAATATCGCTTACGATGCCCTTCAGATGTATTTAAAAGATAAAGGAAACCCTGGAAAAATCAGCGGATTCTCCCAGGATCAGCGATTCTTCTTAAGCTGGGCAACCGTTTGGAGAACTTTATCCAGTGAAAAATATATGATCAACCAGGTGAAAACTGACCCGCATTCTCCGGGATATTTCAGAAGCTTTGGTCCACTCATCAACGTGGATGCTTTCTACAAAGCATTTGACGTGAAACAAGGAGACAAATTATACAAAACTCCGGAAGAAAGAATCAAAATCTGGTAA